The DNA region GCGGCTTGCCGGCGAACTGGCGATGTCCGATACCGTTGAAACCGCGCTAACAATGCGCAGGATGCTCACCACTGGTGAATCCGAACCTAATGCTGCAGAGCAGCCGGAAGCCATTGCTGAGGGTGATCGCCGCATCGATGCCCTCGATCGCGAGCTGACGGCGCTGCGTAATGAGATGGAGTTACGCAAATCTATAAGCAATAACAGCCTGCTGACGGCACTGGAGCGGCAGGGGACAAGGAATCAGGATAACCGTCTGCAGCAGAAAGCCGGTAACGAGGACCAGGGCTTCAGCCAGATGGGCCAGTCTCAGTCTTCCGGAGCAAACTGATATGAGACTTTACCCGTTCAGCGGCCATATTGGCCGCATTCTCCTTATGGTGCTGCTCATTCTGTTGATGACGGCCAGCATGTTTGCTATCGCAGCGGTATTTATGGCTTACGACCCTGATGGCCACATCACACGGCGCTGGTTGCATGACAGCCGATGGGGACTGTTTGCCTGGCGACTGGTTCTTTATGGCTGCCCTATTACCGCCTGGATATTGAAGGTACGCCCACAGGCATTAATCCGCTGGCCGGATGGGCGTCCGCGTCTTGTGCGTATGGAACTGATGGGGGTGTTGTTCCTGGTAGCCACGGAATATGTGGCCTGGACAAGCGCTGTGTAAGGAGAGGACGATGACCGCAAACAGTTTTCTGGAATATTTTCTCGTTCTCTTTGGCTGGGTAATGAACAATGCCATGTGGAGCATTCTCAGCAGTACAGGCCTTTTTGCATTGCCACTGGTGGTCAGGGTTCTTGGCGTCTGGCTGAAAGTGAGGGAGGAGGGGGCTGACGAGGGGAACAAAGGGCTTCTTGCCCTTCCGCGAATCGAACATGCACTGTATGTGTCTTATCTTGTGATGCTCTTTTGCTGTATTCCGCTGTTGCCGGTTGATATCAGCACAATCAAGTTCGACAGCTCGCGCGCTAAACAGTGCGGCGTCAGTGTGCCGACGCCACAGAATTCTGGCTACAAGGGACTCGTTAACGATTTTGACGGTCGTACGGCCGAGGTTCCAGTTTGGTGGTATCTCCTGCATATGATGTCGAAGGGCACAACGCAGGCAATGATTGCGTCAATCCCATGCGGTACGAATTTGCGACAGATGCGTTTTGACGTTCAGAACACGAAACTGCGTGATCCTGTGTTGTTGCAGGAGGTCCAGGAATTTGCAGATCAATGTTACTCGAGAGCATATTTCAGACTGAAAAACAGCAACAGCCAGCTCAGTGATGCCACCATCAACTCCGTGGGCTGGATAGGTAGCAGCTACTTCCTGAATACTTCCGGATATTATGACTACTACACGGCTATGACGCCACGTAGCCAGTGGCCTTACAACAGCAGCCGGGACAGTGGCTATCCGGATACTGGTGCAGGTGGATATCCAACATGTAAGACGTGGTGGTCCGATGGTACTTCCGGGCTTCGCAAACGAGTTCTGGCCAGTTTTAGTGATAACACACGTAAGGAGATGCAGCGTCAGTTCCCCGGAAAGCAGTGGGAAGAAATTGCGTTACGCTGGCTTGTCAGCCCACGCAACGCAGATCTCTCCGGCGCCGGTACCACTTATGCTGTTGGCAGTAGCGACACAACCACCGGAGTAGTTGGTAATCTTACACGCCTTACCTCGTCTATTGGTCTTGGACTGAAACAGGCCGAGGCGTTACCTGGTTTTGATGCAATGAAGCAGGCACTGCCGATGATCCAGGCATTATTGCTGATGATGATAATCACGGTCATTCCTGCGTTAATGATGTTCAGCGCCTACGATCCGAAAACCATTTTTACCATCTCCTTCGCGTTATTCGCTCTTCAGTTCATTACGTTCTGGTGGGAACTGGCAGGTTGGCTTGATGACAGATTGATCACCATCCTCTATGACAATATGGCTGAGCAGGGGATTGCAAACAGCTCGGTGCCTTTCGCGGCTTTCTTTAGCTCAACGGCTGATGGATGGATTATGAACCTGGTACTGGGGATGATGTACCTGGTCTTTCCGATGTTCTGGGTTGGTATGCTGAGTTGGGCTGGAGTTCGAATTGGTAATATGGCTAACAACTTTAGTGATGCTTCTAAAATGCCTACGGATGCTGGCTCGGAAGCAGGTAAAAAAGCTCAAGGGGTGGCGATTGATGCAGCTTCAGGCGGGATTAAATCAGGATTAAGCAAAGGATAACTGATGGCTATATGAAGCGGTGGTTATGCCATCGCTTCATAAGATTAAAAATTGTTAGAACCACCGTTAATACCTTTTTTCTCCCAGCTGTAACGGATAGGAGATTTATATTGGTCCTGTTTGTCTTTTGTGACGTCCGCTTTAGAGGTAGAGGCGAGCACAGATGAAATCACACAACCAATTTCTTGTGTTGCACTCGAAAGTTTTACCGGCTCAGGTTTTTTCCGCTTCAGCTTGGATTCATCACAAACGATATTGCGACGTTTTGTGGTGAAACGCGCAAAGGTGCTGCTCAGGTCATCTTTATTGAAACCGTCCTCGCTCATGGTAATGACTCCTCATTTTGTCTAATAAATAAGCTACTAAAAATCCCCTATACACGCAAATTATTAAGCACTATAGGGGAGGGCACCGGCTCACAGGCGCGTTCCTTGGCGGCGAGCTACAGTGCGCGGCGGAAGGCCTTAGGCCTTCACACGGGCCTGTATTTCCACTTTCATTTCTTCGCCTTCCCGTCGTGGCGTGCCAGGGCCAGCAGCTCTGCCTGCAGCGCACGGCCATCCTCCCGGGTTTCCTTCAGCTCCGCTTTGGTGTCCTGCAGCTGCGCCGCCAGGTGTTCGCCGGTGGCGGTCAGACGGGCTACCTGCTCGCGCAGCGGCAGCGCCTCCGCGCGCAGCCCGCGTACCTCATCGAGCAACCGGTCACGTTCGGTCACCACCTCCCGAAGCACCGCCAGTTCACTTTCCAGTGCGGTCACTTTCGCCAGCGCCTCGTCGCGCTCCTGGTCGGCCCGGGCGATATCGGTGTCGGCCTGTTCCCGGGCCGCCAGTGTCCCGGCTTCTGCCTGTTTCACCGCGGCCTGCCACAACAGGGCCAACTGGCCGGTGAGCAGCTGCGCCAGCTCTGGCGGCAGAGCCGGCGTCTGTTCGCTGGCCAGTGCGCGCTGGCGTGCCCGAAATTCCCGCATCACCGGGGAAATGTGGGACAGGGAGCCGCCACCGAGGTGCTGGCGGACCTGTTCGTTGGTCGGGTTCGGGTTGCCGGCGGCAATGAGTGCGGCGGCGGCGTCCTCGATCCGACGGACGGTGTCAGCAGGCAGGTTAGTCATGAAATACTCCGTTAAGAAGGTATGCATACATTTTAACCTGACTGTAGTTTGTACACAATACAAATAATACATACAATACAAGACCAACGTGCACCATCTCTACTTTCGTGGTCAGATCCGAAAACTCACTTAATAGGAAATGCTGTACCTGAGCCGTCAGGCTGGCCGGATGATATAGTGGATTTTCGAACCGGAACGGGAGGGTTAAATGGGAAATTATTCAGATTTTGAAACCGATTTTGTTCAGCGAACACTGGCGCTTATCGATCATTATAACGAAATGATTGAGGTGCTGGGCAAACCATTCAGGGAGCAGTACAACTACACGTTGACCCTGAATTGCCTTCTGGGTCTTATCGTGTTACCGAAAGAGAGGGCGCTCTCTTTCCTGCCTGCCGACCGTTTAACGCGGCAACTTAAAGCAGAAATGGGATTACGTGAGTCACAGCTGCCCGGACCGGAAATGAACCTGCGGGAGTTGATCCATAAGATGCGGAATTCAGTTGCTCATTTCTGTGTCCAGGTAGAGTCAGCCAGCGATGCACACCTTGTAGACTGGATTGTTTTCAGGGAATCCCAGGGAGATGGAGAAGTCTACGCCAGCTTCAGCGCTCCGGAGCTTTTACCCTTTCTGAAATATTATGCGACCCTGCTGCTCGACAATATGGCTCGGCGTCGAGCCCCCGCTGTTAACATATTGGATTTGTGAGGGATTTACACCATGTTGATTCTCGATTGCTCCTCACGAACTCAGGCGTTGCATACATTATCTGCCGGGTTTGCCTGTCCCCCTGAAAAGCTGAAAAAAGTGCTGCTTTCGCTCGATCTTGAAAGTATCTACGAGCTTAATCCTCGCCAGTTGGTTGATGCACCTCAGTATCTGAGAGACTACGTCTGTGCGGAACTGGGCGAACCGGGACCATTCACCCGGGCTCTGTGGTTTCATGGCACCCGGACTTTCGCCGGTAATACTTTTCCGGCGGGGTTACTGGCGCTAAATCAGTCAGAATCCCTCGCCATGAAAATGCTGCTCAACCTGGCCCCGAATGAGATGGTCCGTAAACACCTGCAGGAATGGGATGTTCCGGGGGGCGTCCCGGATGAGATGTTTCAGCTCAGAACCGGCGATAAAATTCACTGGGGACCTTATGGCCATTTAGTCCGGGAATTACATTTTAACGCCAGTGAAAATGGACTGCATGATTACCTCTGGCTGCCGGAGCTGGTAGAGGATGTCTGTAAGGCCTACCAGAAGAAATACGGCCACGATCTTAAACCGCATTATCTCAGCGTGCTTCATCCCTGTATTGTCTGGTTCGAGGCGGATATTGTTTATGAAAAAGGGGTTCTTGAAACGGCTCTGGCATATGCCTATACATCAGTCCGTGACCTCCCGCCGGACGGAAACGCAACTTTCGGCATAGACTGTGACGGGAAATCTGTGTCCAGGTCGGCCATTGCCAGAATCGAGTTTCTGCAGCCCGGGCAGATGTAATCTCTAAAAAACGGGTCTGTGATCCGGCCCGTTTGTTCGTTGCCGTGAACCCAGTATTGAGGTCATTAAAGCCTTAAGCGGATCACTTGCAGCTGGCTGCAGAAAGGTTTTACATTGACCAGGATTATGCCGTTTCCCTTCCTACTGCCTGGTAAAGGATCTCTGAATGCACTTTTATGTGGATGAAACAGGCCAGACTGGCCGAAACCTTTTTGACAAAACCCAGCCAGTCCTCTCCTACGGAGTGCTGTCGTCTGATGCTAATCTGGATAAGGTTGCTGAAGCGGATCTTGCCGTATTACGCAAAACGCTTGGCGTGCAGCGCCTGCACGCTGCGGAACTGGGCTTGCACCGCCTTTCTGACCTTGTGGATACGCTGCTGGTTCTGCAGAAAAAGCACCGGATACGGTTTGACATCTGGCAGGTAGTAAAGCGCGATCATGCCATTATTTCGTTCTTCGACCAGGTATTTGATCAGGGAATGAATCCAGCCGTTCCCTGGTCTGCATACTGGACCCCTCTGCGCTACCCCCTGCTGCTGAATCTGGCCAGCCTGTTTGATGATGAACTTGCTTCAAACGCATGGACGGCAAGGCTGGAGGCGCATGATGAGCGGGCGTCGGAACTTTTTTGTACCGTCAGTGATGAACTGATCAGCAGGACGGCAGCCAGCGCGCTGGACCACCGGTCGAAGCAGCTGATCACCGATGCCCTGAACTGGGCGTCAGCCAATTTTGAACAGCTGGG from Citrobacter amalonaticus Y19 includes:
- a CDS encoding conjugal transfer protein TraG N-terminal domain-containing protein, whose protein sequence is MTANSFLEYFLVLFGWVMNNAMWSILSSTGLFALPLVVRVLGVWLKVREEGADEGNKGLLALPRIEHALYVSYLVMLFCCIPLLPVDISTIKFDSSRAKQCGVSVPTPQNSGYKGLVNDFDGRTAEVPVWWYLLHMMSKGTTQAMIASIPCGTNLRQMRFDVQNTKLRDPVLLQEVQEFADQCYSRAYFRLKNSNSQLSDATINSVGWIGSSYFLNTSGYYDYYTAMTPRSQWPYNSSRDSGYPDTGAGGYPTCKTWWSDGTSGLRKRVLASFSDNTRKEMQRQFPGKQWEEIALRWLVSPRNADLSGAGTTYAVGSSDTTTGVVGNLTRLTSSIGLGLKQAEALPGFDAMKQALPMIQALLLMMIITVIPALMMFSAYDPKTIFTISFALFALQFITFWWELAGWLDDRLITILYDNMAEQGIANSSVPFAAFFSSTADGWIMNLVLGMMYLVFPMFWVGMLSWAGVRIGNMANNFSDASKMPTDAGSEAGKKAQGVAIDAASGGIKSGLSKG
- a CDS encoding DNA-binding protein, whose amino-acid sequence is MTNLPADTVRRIEDAAAALIAAGNPNPTNEQVRQHLGGGSLSHISPVMREFRARQRALASEQTPALPPELAQLLTGQLALLWQAAVKQAEAGTLAAREQADTDIARADQERDEALAKVTALESELAVLREVVTERDRLLDEVRGLRAEALPLREQVARLTATGEHLAAQLQDTKAELKETREDGRALQAELLALARHDGKAKK
- a CDS encoding HEPN family nuclease, with translation MGNYSDFETDFVQRTLALIDHYNEMIEVLGKPFREQYNYTLTLNCLLGLIVLPKERALSFLPADRLTRQLKAEMGLRESQLPGPEMNLRELIHKMRNSVAHFCVQVESASDAHLVDWIVFRESQGDGEVYASFSAPELLPFLKYYATLLLDNMARRRAPAVNILDL
- a CDS encoding DUF3800 domain-containing protein, translating into MHFYVDETGQTGRNLFDKTQPVLSYGVLSSDANLDKVAEADLAVLRKTLGVQRLHAAELGLHRLSDLVDTLLVLQKKHRIRFDIWQVVKRDHAIISFFDQVFDQGMNPAVPWSAYWTPLRYPLLLNLASLFDDELASNAWTARLEAHDERASELFCTVSDELISRTAASALDHRSKQLITDALNWASANFEQLGYNCKTNKERLRIMPNMIGFQSVLHGICSRLGAPERKASIIVDQQSQFNTTQRELNEFYYQIREMPWELGPGLPVMNMKNMPAEPLVFQSGTKSAGLELVDIYLWTFKRFMEDKALTKPLSRLVYTNLKTARTNSVSIQSVASRFMELLGKLPVPSAEIMRQAQELRDFDEARRMPYVVSGSPD